One genomic window of Coregonus clupeaformis isolate EN_2021a chromosome 12, ASM2061545v1, whole genome shotgun sequence includes the following:
- the LOC121578540 gene encoding ATPase family AAA domain-containing protein 3-A-like codes for MSWLFGLNKGQPEAPPEFPVPPPPPPPAGGGDDKPKDKWSNFDPTGLERAAQAAKELDKSRHAKEALDLARMQEQSVQMEHQTKIKEYEAAVEQLKGDQLRIQGEERRKTVGEETKQHQSRAQFQDRLARQRYEDQLKQQQALNEDNLRKQEDSVLKQEAMRKATIEHEMQLRHKNELLRVEAESKAHARVERENADIIREQIRLKAAEHRQTVLETIRTAGAVFGEGFQAFVSDWDKVTATVAGLTLLAVGVYSARNATAVAGRYIEARLGKPSLVRETSRITVAEAIKHPIKMSKRLTSKPQDALEGVVLSPNLEERVRDIAIATRNTRQNKGLYRNILMYGPPGTGKTLFAKKLAVHSGMDYAIMTGGDVAPMGREGVTAMHKVFDWANTSRRGLLLFVDEADAFLRKRSTEKISEELRATLNAFLYRTGEQSNKFMMVLASNQPEQFDWAINDRIDEIVNFALPGPDERERLVRLYFDRYVLEPATGGRQ; via the exons ATGTCCTGGCTGTTCGGCCTGAATAAGGGGCAGCCCGAGGCGCCCCCGGAATTCCCGGTTCCACCGCCACCCCCTCCACCGGCTGGCGGCGGCGATGATAAACCCAAGGACAAATGGAGCAATTTTGATCCAACCGGGCTGGAGCGAGCGGCCCAGGCGGCAAAGGAGCTCGACAAGTCTC GTCATGCCAAAGAGGCCCTGGATCTGGCTCGCATGCAGGAGCAGTCTGTTCAGATGGAACATCAGACCAAAATCAAG GAGTACGAGGCAGCAGTGGAGCAACTGAAGGGGGATCAGCTGCGTAttcaaggggaggagaggaggaaaactGTCGGCGAGGAAACCAAGCAGCATCAATCg AGAGCACAGTTCCAAGACAGACTTGCCAGACAGAGGTATGAGGATCAACTCAAGCAACAG CAAGCCCTGAATGAGGACAACCTTCGCAAACAGGAGGACTCTGTGCTTAAACAGGAGGCCATGAGGAAAG CAACAATCGAGCACGAGATGCAGCTGAGGCACAAGAATGAGCTGCTACGTGTAGAGGCGGAGTCTAAAGCACATGCACGTGTTGAACGGGAAAACGCAGACATCATCCGCGAGCAGATCCGCTTGAAGGCAGCAGAGCACAGACAGACTGTACTAGAGACTATACG GACTGCAGGTGCTGTGTTTGGGGAAGGATTCCAGGCCTTTGTGTCAGACTGGGATAAAGTCACAGCTACG GTGGCAGGACTGACCCTGCTGGCTGTGGGTGTATATTCTGCCCGGAACGCCACAGCTGTGGCAGGGCGCTACATTGAGGCCCGGCTCGGGAAGCCCTCATTGGTCAGAGAGACGTCTCGCATCACTGTGGCGGAGGCGATCAAGCACCCCATCAAG ATGTCAAAGCGCCTGACAAGCAAACCTCAAGATGCCCTGGAGGGAGTAGTGCTCAGT CCTAACTTAGAAGAGCGTGTACGTGACATTGCCATAGCAACTAGGAACACGCGGCAGAACAAGGGGCTCTACAGGAACATCCTCATGTATGGCCCCCCAGGTACTGGCAAGACCCTCTTCGCCAAG AAGCTGGCAGTGCACTCTGGGATGGACTATGCCATCATGACGGGTGGAGATGTGGCGCCCATGGGCCGTGAGGGTGTCACCGCCATGCACAAAGTCTTTGACTGGGCTAACACCAGTCGCCGCGG CCTGCTGCTGTTTGTTGATGAAGCTGATGCATTCCTTCGCAAGAGATCTACT GAGAAGATCAGTGAAGAGCTCAGAGCAACTTTGAACGCATTCCTGTACCGCACTGGAGAGCAGAGCAACAA GTTCATGATGGTGCTGGCTAGTAACCAGCCGGAGCAGTTTGACTGGGCCATCAATGACCGCATTGATGAGATAGTCAACTTTGCCCTGCCGGgtcctgatgagagagagaggctggtgcGTCTGTACTTTGACAGATACGTGCTTGAGCCTGCCACAGGGGGGAGACAGTGA